A stretch of the Ostrea edulis chromosome 9, xbOstEdul1.1, whole genome shotgun sequence genome encodes the following:
- the LOC125657639 gene encoding uncharacterized protein LOC125657639 isoform X12 produces MFQEYEQKYQIIVRQTALEAEKERAKTIAALPPPPKDPVLELEQPERKPVKMTDIDNFTTTHYHIKEEYAVDKVKPGEQEDARVAAEEEEIRTKEMDLEKVCLYNDRLSRARVRHNNALEKELLSHDYNQILHDLSDLQRADRDRRQKVVANIPKQVFEPPHRRLEDRDERQKNMEEAFEDLYMADTNYMGDLSLALDPHPPPDTPTATESLETSVLTDNTPLQQPPVSRVPTILKDTSNIQKTQDDSLHKQPEKVLKKLMDRIKTQRQEWMSKSMQEVPDDGATMTTHPIHQVLSGKSTAPTLSEYSLSEQGSPGIENVEPAKVIQPQKSQRQHPQQNFQERTQSGQGEPVKQVEVPGFGVQNARTVEDILEQQKQIEPLLDLMAIGTHAAEQKRLLEKKLQELNKRQQQLNTSVGGDMSHDQEMTTVNGQVYLQRQGLVAPRSSSMHPQPAQPPKSQNTSAPPPFQNGQYLNGAFHTSQGYTFPPTGGQPLLNGQASLSGPKWAEPPQSNRSQVSMSSVSHSWMEPPSLSQYTIPSSSSLPNIQAAPPSSHFPAPPVMTVTTAASIQPHLSTSQPPLTRSEAPGTFITPSLPIPSTVSMSMPTQSQLQAEHMRKVKEYQQQLLLKHEQSKRVLAETRAEIERRRQELLQRFPQLEFKSPVDGSVSQKEQNGFSDGIQVANQGDPKLLTSTTLSPNKAAMTSLLSQLASNPYYSARLSEPAAEQPSEAKAENGKNKFQKVRKSLAFDADDTLHETPGKPGQSPLYQPSPGSTTANETTDLNDTTMSSSTERGSPALPGRRSGLSTTSESDHSQLSTARNDLFEQRQQELRRQLEAIQRQKEEILQRHQVVQRKLPPQQLSQPEDRHLDYEEITEMESSDDQSALVDKTGQRLVPLPFKKTTVLGDHRPHELSTIQEVETSPSSARYSGVAASSRHSLSSTERSSASRNSTENYQRPTQAEPAVVSVTAGRPVTDTGYQTAQLDEVMARASEFTPGILDRLKQKTNDVFYNLGDEDSAESYKQLNFTPDSLSTGPLDELDVSSTLSTTPGSNFVVTPGSEKLSGVQNPAAMAGQYDSTNDSVYSSKSWADEFLSFHKLQAERASLESQSKSVKESLDSNAPRKAPVDRSYNVVHMSQDKFSPEFAKVGSDMDLSQYPMSETSDKSDRGGVSPAGRLESELSQYPISSEVSPGSQDNERTNRTSPQDKDSELNQASLTSTTESTSSYMDLKMDSNLLGTREFDFIGHSRVQIIPDNSRGEFASPDGQSYNISGKVDYASTPNHKSVPPSTKRLSQISQFTTSPEETEIQAGSARFPQPGGHFQGLPHMDDSEHQPLVHPLVFTKVSGPSGLPSVTEVRESQTSDQSNRSDSNFLSKLPDESSLSQFTVTTTDQSSKDDLSLTQITVNTESPSKALGSLSQFSFKSSPDVHAKTDSSLSQYSVESPGAQNMSDKSMKNTSSSTSQDEEDESFVAKKFANLDQLIQESRDLITKHKQLITKNKEISSSGSGGVPSSFTTPSGDPSGFTTPEVQNETVPDSFGRSNTHYTGLESTGDLSTGSQISCLESSSFQQLTRESGITDDPDLTLLSVTSDIAEQTEEITGEITHRSDGTSGGDSILSFEQHEQSLRSSPDREFNDNYFQDLAVPRSNDTNNAFRPVPTVQRDAGDENVFRAVPVMVSPTLALSMKFSSSQDIMFNKPPVSWSKELEEDEKNVDVKPKRNSDPLISKVQEQRAELEKTATEAKQKVQKASGLNRALLPRSGGPGATTQAKTGTKATKESNKPNPMSLGQFISSRKEGASLMGKKSDNKPVPQPKPQRPGAGSVNGGTGMSKTLSSWKKSRGVKSTVPPPTRSSDLPSTSSKSFPSQKPVSSQSSEDRMYERNIRAYNPRLFRLQNRIAHQENQLSKSEDDKRKSSTHTEKVKEFQKLPDNFHSLFIIDLQKLSKLQENMMKKQMMKKHHSK; encoded by the exons ATGTTCCAGGAGTACGAACAGAAGTACCAGATTATCGTCAG ACAAACAGCATTAGAAGCAGAGAAGGAAAGAGCCAAAACTATAGCTGCCTTACCACCTCCTCCTAAAGACCCAGTGCTGGAACTGGAACAGCCAGAGA GGAAGCCTGTTAAAATGACTGACATTGATAACTTCACCACCACTCACTATCACATTAAGGAGGAGTATGCAGTCGATAAGGTCAAGCCCGGTGAACAG GAAGACGCCAGAGTGGCAGCAGAAGAGGAGGAAATCAGAACAAAAGAAATGGACCTGGAAAAAGTCTGTCTCTATAACGACCGCCTGTCTCGGGCCAGAGTGAGGCACAATAACGCTCTAGAGAAGGAGCTCCTATCTCAC GACTATAATCAGATTCTACATGACCTCAGTGACCTCCAGAGAGCCGACAGGGATAGAAGACAAAAGGTGGTGGCTAATATCCCG AAGCAAGTGTTTGAACCTCCACACCGACGCCTGGAGGACAGAGATGAACGTCAGAAAAACATGGAGGAAGCTTTTGAAGACCTGTACATGGCTGACACAA attaCATGGGTGACCTGAGCCTTGCACTAGACCCTCACCCTCCCCCAGACACGCCGACAGCCACAGAGTCTCTGGAAACTTCGGTCCTGACGGACAATACTCCCCTTCAGCAGCCCCCGGTCTCCAGGGTGCCAACCATACTGAAGGACACCTCAAATATTCAGAAAACGCAGGATGACAGTTTACATAAACAGCCAG AGAAGGTTCTGAAGAAGCTGATGGACAGGATCAAAACCCAGAGACAGGAATGGATGTCAAAATCCATGCAGGAAGTTCCTGATGATGGTGCAACCATGACGACACATCCTATTCACCAAGTGTTGTCAGGAAAAAGCACAG CGCCTACACTGTCAGAATACTCACTCTCAGAACAAGGATCACCTGGTATTGAAAATGTAGAACCTGCCAAGGTCATTCAGCCTCAGAAGTCGCAAAGACAACACCCACAACAGAATTTTCAGGAGAGAACCCAGTCTGGACAGGGAGAACCAGTTAAACAG GTTGAAGTTCCGGGGTTTGGTGTACAGAATGCTCGCACTGTAGAAGACATCTTGGAACAACAAAAGCAGATAGA GCCGTTGTTAGATCTAATGGCCATTGGTACACATGCAGC GGAACAGAAAAGACTACTAGAGAAGAAACTGCAAGAACTGAACAAAAGGCAACAGCAGCTCAACACATCAGTGGGAGGAGACATGTCACATGACCAAGAAATGACTACTGTAAACGGACAGGTTTATCTGCAACGCCAGGGACTGGTGGCACCAAGATCAAGCAGTATGCATCCGCAACCTGCCCAACCCCCCAAGTCACAAAACACCTCTGCACCACCGCCATTTCAAAATGGACAGTATTTAAATGGAGCGTTCCATACATCTCAAGGTTATACATTTCCACCGACAGGTGGGCAACCTTTGTTGAATGGGCAGGCTTCACTAAGTGGGCCAAAGTGGGCAGAGCCACCTCAGTCAAATCGTTCACAGGTTTCTATGTCATCTGTGTCCCACAGCTGGATGGAGCCCCCATCTCTCTCACAGTACACCATCCCATCCAGTTCATCCTTACCAAACATCCAGGCAGCACCGCCATCTTCACACTTTCCTGCACCTCCTGTTATGACTGTAACAACTGCTGCTTCCATCCAAcctcacctgagtactagtcaGCCTCCTCTGACACGTTCAGAGGCACCTGGTACTTTTATCACCCCTTCACTGCCAATTCCTTCCACAGTCTCCATGTCCATGCCAACACAATCACAACTACAGGCAGAGCACATGAGGAAAGTGAAAGAGTATCAGCAACAACTCCTACTCAAACATGAACAGAGTAAACGAGTCCTGGCGGAAACCAGGGCAGAAATCGAAAGACGCCGACAGGAACTTCTGCAGCGgtttcctcaattggaattcaAGTCTCCAGTGGATGGATCAGTGAGTCAGAAAGAACAGAATGGATTCAGTGACGGTATTCAAGTCGCTAATCAAGGGGATCCCAAACTTCTGACCTCCACTACATTGTCTCCAAACAAAGCAGCCATGACGTCTCTCCTGTCCCAGTTAGCAAGCAATCCGTACTACTCTGCCCGACTGTCAGAACCTGCAGCAGAACAGCCGTCAGAAGCCAAAGCCgagaatggaaaaaataaatttcaaaaagtgAGAAAGTCCTTGGCCTTTGATGCTGATGATACTCTACATGAAACACCTGGGAAACCCGGGCAATCACCACTGTATCAACCAAGCCCGGGCTCAACCACTGCAAATGAAACAACAGACCTAAACGACACCACTATGTCCTCTTCAACAGAGAGGGGGAGTCCAGCATTGCCTGGGAGGAGGTCGGGTTTATCCACTACATCTGAGTCGGATCATTCCCAACTGAGTACTGCAAGAAACGATTTGTTCGAACAACGACAGCAAGAGTTACGGCGACAGCTGGAGGCCATACAGAGGCAGAAGGAAGAGATTTTACAGCGCCACCAAGTGGTACAGAGAAAATTGCCGCCTCAGCAACTGTCACAACCTGAAGATCGTCATCTAGACTATGAGG AAATCACTGAGATGGAGTCCTCTGATGACCAATCGGCATTGGTTGATAAGACAGGTCAAAGGTTAGTCCCACTTCCCTTTAAAAAGACTACTGTACTGGGAGATCACAGGCCTCATGAACTAAGTACCATTCAG GAAGTTGAGACTTCGCCATCCAGTGCTAGGTACTCAGGGGTAGCAGCATCAAGTCGCCATAGTTTGTCCTCCACGGAGAGGAGCTCAGCGTCACGAAATTCCACAGAAAACTACCAGCGACCCACTCAGGCAGAGCCAGCAGTAGTGTCTGTCACAGCTGGCCGGCCAGTCACTGACACTGGATATCAGACGGCACAGCTGGACGAGGTGATGGCCAGGGCCTCCGAGTTCACCCCCGGCATACTGGACAGGCTGAAGCAGAAGACTAATGACGTGTTTTATAATCTGGGGGATGAGGACTCAGCTGAATCATATAAACAGTTGAACTTCACACCTGATTCCCTTTCTACTG GTCCCTTGGATGAATTGGATGTGTCTTCCACTCTCTCTACAACGCCTGGATCCAACTTTGTGGTAACGCCCGGATCTGAAAAGTTGTCTGGAGTACAGAATCCTGCTGCAATGGCTGGACAGTATGACAGCACAAATGATTCTGTCTACAGTTCTAAATCTTGGGCAGATGAATTCTTGTCATTTCATAAACTTCAAGCGGAGAGAGCCTCCCTGGAATCACAATCTAAGTCTGTTAAAGAGTCTTTGGACAGTAACGCGCCTCGCAAGGCACCTGTAGACAGAAGTTACAATGTAGTACATATGAGCCAGGATAAATTTTCTCCAGAATTTGCCAAGGTCGGATCTGATATGGATCTGTCACAGTATCCCATGTCAGAGACCAGTGATAAATCAGACCGTGGCGGCGTGTCTCCTGCAGGCAGACTGGAGTCGGAACTGTCTCAGTACCCGATATCTTCTGAGGTTTCCCCGGGCAGTCAAGACAATGAGAGAACCAACAGAACGTCTCCTCAAGACAAGGATAGTGAACTTAATCAAGCAAGTCTGACATCGACTACGGAAAGCACCAGCAGCTACATGGATCTGAAAATGGATAGCAACTTACTAGGGACCAGGGAGTTTGATTTTATTGGGCACAGTCGAGTTCAGATAATTCCTGATAACAGCCGAGGAGAATTTGCTTCACCAGACGGTCAGTCTTACAATATCAGTGGTAAAGTGGACTATGCCAGTACCCCAAACCACAAATCAGTGCCACCCTCCACAAAGAGACTTTCACAAATTTCTCAGTTCACAACCTCTCCAGAAGAGACAGAAATTCAGGCAGGATCGGCAAGGTTCCCCCAGCCAGGTGGACATTTTCAAGGTCTGCCTCACATGGATGACTCCGAGCATCAACCACTTGTCCACCCTCTGGTCTTTACCAAAGTTTCCGGTCCTAGTGGTCTTCCTAGTGTGACGGAGGTCAGAGAGAGTCAAACATCAGACCAGAGTAACCGATCAGATAGTAATTTCCTCTCCAAGCTGCCCGACGAATCGTCTCTCAGTCAGTTCACCGTGACGACCACGGACCAGTCATCTAAGGACGACCTCTCGTTAACTCAGATAACAGTGAACACAGAATCTCCATCAAAGGCACTGGGATCCCTCTCCCAGTTCTCCTTCAAGTCTAGTCCTGACGTTCATGCTAAAACGGATTCTTCTTTGAGTCAATACAGTGTGGAAAGTCCTGGGGCTCAAAACATGTCTGACAAATCAATGAAGAACACCTCATCTTCCACTAGCCAAGACGAGGAAGATGAAAGTTTTGTAGCTAAAAAGTTTGCCAATTTAGACCAGTTAATTCAAGAATCACGAGACTTAATAACCAAACATAAACAACTGATCACAAAGAATAAGGAGATTAGTTCATCGGGTTCAGGCGGTGTTCCCAGCAGTTTCACAACTCCAAGTGGTGATCCCAGTGGTTTCACAACCCCAGAGGTTCAGAACGAGACCGTGCCAGACAGCTTTGGTAGGAGCAATACACACTACACAGGACTAGAAAGCACTGGGGATCTCAGCACTGGAAGTCAGATAAGCTGTTTAGAAAGCAGCAGTTTTCAACAG CTGACGAGGGAGAGTGGTATTACGGATGACCCCGACCTGACCTTGCTATCTGTGACCTCTGACATTGCTGAGCAGACTGAAGAAATTACCGGAGAAATAACTCACCGATCGGATGGAACCAGTGGGGGAGACTCTATCTTGTCTTTCGAGCAACATGAACAGAGTTTGAGAAGTTCTCCAGACAGAGAATTCAACGACAACTACTTTCAAGATTTAGCAG TACCCCGAAGCAATGACACGAACAATGCATTCCGTCCTGTCCCTACTGTCCAGAGAGATGCTGGGGATGAGAATGTCTTTCGAGCTGTGCCAGTTATGGTCAGTCCAACCCTCGCTCTGTCCATGAAGTTCAGTAGTTCTCAGGACATTATGTTCAACAAACCTCCAGTGTCATGGTCAAAGGAGCTGGAAGAAGACGAGAAAAATGTGGACGTGAAACCTAAACGTAACTCAGACCCTCTCATCAGCAAAGTCCAAGAGCAGAGAGCTGAGCTTGAAAAGACAGCCACAGAAGCAAAACAGAAAGTACAGAAGGCCTCAGGACTAAACAGGGCACTGCTGCCTCGATCTGGAGGACCAGGGGCAACAACTCAAGCAAAGACAGGAACTAAGGCAACAAAAGAGAGCAACAAACCAAATCCCATGAGTTTAGGTCAGTTTATATCCTCCAGGAAAGAGGGTGCTTCCTTAATGGGGAAGAAGTCAGATAATAAGCCTGTTCCTCAACCAAAACCACAGAGACCCGGAGCAGGAAGTGTGAATGGGGGCACAGGCATGTCTAAAACCCTGTCTTCGTGGAAGAAGAGTCGCGGAGTCAAGTCCACAG TTCCACCCCCCACCAGATCCAGCGATCTTCCATCTACCTCCTCCAAATCATTTCCGTCACAGAAACCCGTCAGTTCCCAAAGTTCAGAGGACAGGATGTATGAACGTAACATCAG